Proteins encoded together in one candidate division WWE3 bacterium window:
- a CDS encoding helix-turn-helix domain-containing protein → MESEQYYTIEEVAKKLRVAYLTVYRWIRSGKLVAIKAGKQYRIKSYELERFVNKPVGE, encoded by the coding sequence ATGGAAAGTGAGCAGTATTACACAATCGAAGAAGTAGCCAAAAAGTTACGGGTAGCCTACTTAACAGTCTATCGCTGGATAAGGTCAGGAAAACTTGTGGCTATAAAAGCAGGCAAGCAATACCGCATTAAGAGTTACGAATTAGAAAGATTTGTAAATAAACCTGTAGGAGAATAG